The following proteins are encoded in a genomic region of Phycisphaerae bacterium:
- a CDS encoding endonuclease/exonuclease/phosphatase family protein, which translates to MGLCRTVILTAIPAALGALNGGCAAPAPFRVMSFNIRYGTADDGPNRWEARRELAFQAIRDQQPDVLGLQEVLAPQAAELREALQDYGFVGVGRDDGREKGEFVPIFYRKSKFTLVDSGHFWFSETPERPGSVGWDAALPRMATWVRLRFKEALFADLTVVNLHLDHEGEKARVESAKMVSRLVESLGGKPVIVLGDFNCAPGSAPYQALLRDCGSPAALTDTQPNDKAPGVGGTYHAFTGQPRGGRIDWILINRRCKAVDADVDRRKHDGRYPSDHFPVTATVQLAAGAAGT; encoded by the coding sequence ATGGGTCTGTGTCGCACTGTTATCCTGACGGCGATTCCGGCGGCGCTCGGCGCACTCAATGGTGGCTGTGCCGCGCCGGCCCCTTTCCGGGTCATGTCGTTCAACATTCGCTACGGGACGGCGGACGACGGGCCCAACCGCTGGGAGGCGCGGCGTGAACTGGCCTTCCAGGCGATCCGCGATCAGCAGCCCGATGTACTGGGCCTGCAGGAGGTCCTCGCGCCGCAGGCGGCCGAGCTGCGCGAAGCCCTGCAGGATTACGGCTTCGTCGGCGTTGGGCGCGACGATGGCCGCGAGAAGGGCGAATTCGTCCCGATCTTCTATCGCAAGAGCAAGTTCACGCTGGTGGACTCCGGCCATTTCTGGTTCAGCGAAACGCCGGAAAGGCCGGGCAGCGTCGGGTGGGATGCTGCATTGCCACGGATGGCGACCTGGGTGCGGCTGCGGTTCAAGGAGGCGCTGTTCGCCGACCTGACGGTGGTCAATTTGCACCTCGATCACGAGGGCGAAAAGGCGCGGGTCGAGTCGGCGAAGATGGTGAGCCGGCTGGTGGAATCGCTGGGCGGCAAGCCGGTCATCGTGTTGGGTGATTTCAACTGCGCGCCGGGCTCGGCCCCCTACCAGGCGCTGCTGCGCGACTGCGGCTCGCCTGCGGCCCTCACTGACACGCAGCCCAACGACAAGGCGCCGGGCGTCGGCGGGACTTATCACGCCTTCACCGGCCAGCCGCGCGGCGGACGCATCGACTGGATTCTCATCAACCGGCGGTGCAAGGCGGTGGATGCGGACGTCGATCGGCGTAAGCACGACGGGCGGTACCCGTCGGACCATTTCCCGGTGACGGCGACGGTGCAATTGGCCGCGGGCGCGGCGGGCACCTGA
- a CDS encoding exopolysaccharide biosynthesis polyprenyl glycosylphosphotransferase: MPSTVLIPAESAPAEVAPPVVTRAAPRGQLPLRRFLVSMSSTAWIYLDWVIIGLASSAACTLLLRTAAGYGWIANRWLVSATFCVGMTVAGLVFGLYERKTLLARSRILVRSLLTLALGVVLSFACLSLFFYAAASRWVGLAVVVIYLLTAVPFRLLAHDVITESRVRLLCVGAGDSIRKLMAILARTHRQPYEVVGHVSVASGPVRLAAGHTDALRPRFRSESDLDFEETCPCLGNLDQISTVLAEHLVDEVVVASEEASNGAVGRAVARCFENRCRVTDQATFVEKLLGEVPVESITAEWFLRADVQNRGNYEAVSRVMSVGAATLGLLLSLPLWPLIALLVRLDSPGPVLFKQLRVGHHGRIFTMYKFRTMRQDAEKDGARWAAPNDTRVTRIGRFLRNSRLDELPQLWNILRGDMALVGPRPERPEFVSNLEQVLPHYRLRHLTRPGLTGWAQIHYGYGASIADSHRKLCYDLYYLKHRSLEFDVAVLIRTFGTFLLGAR; this comes from the coding sequence ATGCCTTCGACCGTCCTCATACCCGCCGAGTCGGCGCCCGCTGAGGTCGCCCCGCCCGTTGTCACCCGCGCCGCGCCGCGCGGGCAGTTGCCCCTGCGGCGGTTCCTGGTGTCGATGTCGTCGACGGCTTGGATTTACCTGGACTGGGTGATTATCGGCCTGGCATCGTCCGCGGCCTGCACGTTGCTGCTGCGTACCGCCGCGGGTTACGGGTGGATCGCCAACCGCTGGCTGGTCAGCGCGACGTTCTGCGTGGGGATGACGGTCGCCGGCCTGGTCTTCGGGCTGTACGAACGCAAGACCCTGCTGGCGCGCAGCCGCATCCTCGTGCGGTCACTACTGACGCTCGCGCTCGGCGTGGTTTTGTCATTTGCCTGCCTGTCGCTCTTCTTCTACGCGGCCGCGAGTCGCTGGGTGGGCCTGGCCGTGGTGGTGATTTACCTGCTGACCGCGGTTCCGTTCCGCCTGCTGGCGCATGACGTCATCACCGAAAGCCGGGTGCGCCTGCTGTGCGTTGGCGCCGGCGATTCAATCCGCAAGCTGATGGCGATCCTGGCGCGCACACACCGGCAGCCGTACGAGGTGGTGGGGCACGTGAGCGTCGCCAGCGGCCCGGTGCGCCTGGCGGCCGGCCACACGGACGCGCTGCGGCCGCGTTTCCGGAGCGAATCCGACCTCGACTTCGAGGAGACGTGCCCGTGCCTCGGGAACCTGGACCAGATCTCGACCGTTCTGGCCGAGCACCTGGTCGATGAAGTCGTCGTGGCGTCGGAAGAGGCGTCGAACGGCGCAGTCGGGCGCGCCGTGGCCCGCTGCTTTGAGAACCGTTGCCGCGTCACCGATCAGGCCACGTTCGTGGAAAAGCTGCTCGGCGAAGTGCCGGTGGAGAGCATCACCGCGGAGTGGTTCCTGCGCGCCGACGTGCAGAACCGCGGCAACTATGAGGCCGTCAGCCGCGTCATGAGCGTCGGCGCGGCCACCCTCGGCCTGCTGCTGTCGCTGCCACTGTGGCCGCTGATCGCGCTGCTCGTGCGCCTGGACAGCCCGGGTCCGGTGCTGTTCAAGCAGCTCCGCGTCGGACATCACGGCCGCATCTTCACCATGTACAAATTCCGCACGATGCGCCAGGATGCGGAGAAGGACGGCGCCCGCTGGGCCGCGCCGAACGACACGCGCGTCACCCGCATCGGCCGCTTCCTCCGCAACTCACGCCTCGACGAGCTGCCCCAGCTCTGGAACATCCTGCGCGGCGACATGGCCCTCGTCGGCCCGCGCCCCGAGCGGCCGGAGTTCGTCAGCAACCTGGAGCAGGTGCTGCCGCATTACCGCCTGCGCCATCTGACCCGCCCGGGCCTTACCGGCTGGGCCCAGATCCACTATGGCTACGGTGCCAGCATCGCCGACTCACACCGCAAGCTGTGCTACGACCTGTACTACCTGAAGCACCGCTCGCTCGAGTTCGACGTGGCTGTCCTGATTCGCACGTTCGGCACCTTCCTCCTCGGCGCCCGGTAG
- a CDS encoding discoidin domain-containing protein has translation MPPPAPSAACRRSPLWLAVLVCTCVGSAATRADSPWLYGIHWYGDPAGSVVESMTGGKGIWSLEIVQTNSDIWWSAAWQRDYRFLTMVARGHSLIVRIERNWGETVPYPEHLAQYLADVQAAAQTLAGVCHIWQIGNEMNLYGEWGGNELAAAAYVDMFTQIRGALKAVPSPLGEQLVLLGPVSPGGVEPGVRHTDGNVYLDRMCALLTPADVDGFAIHAYAAPWNDVATSRAEFQASYLSQLAVIESRGFADKPVHLTEWNRRVEPIDDLHEAQSAQFLSAALTDLDDWNQTDRAHPISSACWFIYQYDSGGWANYSIEYLHGIGPGGAVNDLWDALQATCALNLPSLAPVPLPPLMNVETPTGVNVAPHAINVWTDSGDGQLAVDGVVSPASKWTSAGTTPPHWLQLDLGAVRSLTGFIVRHAGAAGEPAEYNTEAFQVQTALAADGPWRVDAMIYNGTQEHSTARAYCAPQLVRHVRLFVTDCGTDNYARITEFEVFAPRPPGDYDGDGAVTATDLPLLAFCLRGPERVYAPTHACGAGDANGDRDVDLADLQVIQTLVTAD, from the coding sequence ATGCCGCCCCCCGCGCCATCCGCAGCGTGCCGACGCAGCCCGCTCTGGCTGGCCGTGCTCGTCTGCACGTGCGTCGGCAGCGCTGCGACCCGCGCCGACTCGCCCTGGCTGTATGGCATTCACTGGTACGGCGATCCGGCGGGCAGCGTGGTCGAGTCTATGACCGGCGGCAAGGGCATCTGGTCGCTGGAGATCGTCCAGACCAACAGCGATATCTGGTGGAGCGCCGCGTGGCAACGCGACTACCGCTTCCTGACCATGGTCGCCCGCGGCCACTCGCTGATCGTCCGCATCGAACGCAACTGGGGCGAAACCGTGCCGTATCCCGAGCACCTCGCCCAGTATCTGGCCGACGTGCAGGCCGCCGCCCAGACGCTCGCCGGCGTGTGCCACATCTGGCAGATCGGCAACGAGATGAATCTGTACGGGGAATGGGGCGGCAACGAACTCGCCGCCGCCGCGTACGTTGACATGTTCACGCAGATTCGTGGGGCGCTCAAAGCGGTGCCCAGCCCGCTCGGCGAGCAGCTCGTGCTGTTGGGCCCGGTCTCGCCTGGGGGGGTCGAGCCGGGCGTCCGGCATACCGACGGCAACGTGTATCTGGACCGGATGTGCGCGTTGCTGACGCCGGCCGACGTGGACGGTTTCGCCATTCACGCCTATGCTGCCCCGTGGAACGACGTCGCGACCTCGCGGGCCGAGTTCCAGGCCAGCTACCTTTCGCAGCTCGCCGTCATCGAGAGCCGCGGCTTCGCGGACAAGCCCGTGCATCTGACCGAGTGGAATCGGCGCGTGGAGCCGATCGACGATCTCCACGAAGCCCAGAGCGCACAGTTCCTCAGCGCCGCACTCACGGACCTCGATGACTGGAACCAGACCGACCGCGCGCACCCCATCAGCAGCGCGTGCTGGTTCATCTACCAGTACGACAGCGGCGGCTGGGCGAATTACTCCATCGAGTACCTGCACGGCATCGGCCCCGGCGGAGCGGTCAATGATCTGTGGGACGCGCTGCAGGCGACCTGCGCGTTGAACCTGCCCTCGCTGGCGCCGGTCCCGCTGCCGCCTTTGATGAACGTTGAAACACCCACCGGCGTCAATGTCGCGCCCCATGCCATCAACGTCTGGACCGATTCCGGTGACGGGCAGCTCGCCGTCGATGGCGTCGTCTCACCGGCGAGCAAGTGGACCAGCGCCGGCACCACGCCTCCGCACTGGCTCCAGCTCGACCTCGGCGCGGTGCGTTCGTTGACGGGCTTCATTGTACGCCACGCCGGCGCGGCGGGCGAACCCGCGGAATACAACACCGAGGCATTCCAGGTGCAGACGGCGCTCGCCGCGGACGGGCCGTGGCGCGTGGATGCAATGATCTACAACGGGACGCAGGAGCACAGCACTGCGCGCGCTTACTGCGCACCGCAGCTGGTGCGGCATGTGCGGCTGTTCGTCACGGATTGCGGCACCGACAACTACGCGCGCATCACCGAGTTCGAGGTCTTCGCGCCGCGCCCGCCGGGGGACTATGACGGCGACGGGGCCGTGACCGCCACGGATTTGCCGTTGCTGGCGTTCTGCCTGCGTGGACCGGAGCGAGTGTATGCACCCACGCACGCTTGCGGCGCCGGGGACGCGAACGGCGACCGGGACGTGGATCTCGCGGACCTGCAGGTAATTCAGACGCTTGTCACGGCGGATTGA
- a CDS encoding cellulase family glycosylhydrolase has translation MERIVVSADGRGFAHTPSGRAFVPRGFNYDHDAEGRLIEEYWDSAWARVVEDFGEMAAFGANTVRVHLQFGRFMRGPDEPDPDALDRLAMLLVLAEQKRLYLDLTGLGCYLKNDVPSWYDALTEEARWQAQARFWSAIAARCAPSPAVFCYDLMNEPVVPGGRRKPGDWLGPPFAGKYHYVQFITLDLGRRSRPAVARAWIQRLVTAIREHDARRLVTVGLVDWSLDRPGLSSGFVPTEVAPELDFLAVHIYPEGGRVDAALETLAGFAVGKLVLIEETFPLRCGSDDFRTFLRESENFAAGWLGFYWGRTPEEYRESPDIKEQLAGACIELELEALRRTHAVP, from the coding sequence ATGGAACGTATCGTCGTTTCGGCTGACGGACGCGGGTTCGCGCACACGCCCTCCGGACGTGCGTTCGTCCCGCGCGGGTTCAACTACGACCACGACGCCGAGGGCCGCCTCATCGAAGAGTACTGGGACAGTGCGTGGGCGCGCGTCGTGGAGGACTTCGGAGAGATGGCGGCGTTCGGCGCGAACACGGTTCGGGTCCACCTGCAATTCGGGCGCTTCATGCGCGGCCCGGACGAGCCCGACCCTGACGCGCTGGATCGTCTGGCGATGCTGCTTGTGCTCGCCGAACAGAAGCGACTCTACCTCGACCTGACCGGCCTGGGCTGCTATCTGAAGAACGACGTCCCGTCGTGGTACGACGCATTGACCGAGGAGGCGCGCTGGCAGGCCCAGGCACGCTTCTGGTCGGCGATCGCGGCACGGTGCGCGCCCAGCCCCGCCGTGTTCTGCTACGACCTTATGAACGAGCCCGTCGTCCCCGGGGGCCGACGTAAACCCGGCGACTGGCTCGGCCCCCCGTTCGCGGGCAAGTACCACTATGTGCAGTTCATCACGCTCGATCTGGGCCGCCGCTCCCGGCCGGCGGTCGCGCGTGCCTGGATTCAACGTCTGGTCACCGCGATTCGCGAGCACGACGCGCGCCGCCTGGTGACAGTCGGGCTGGTGGACTGGAGCCTGGACCGGCCCGGCCTGTCGTCCGGGTTCGTGCCGACCGAGGTCGCGCCGGAGCTCGACTTCCTCGCCGTACACATCTATCCCGAGGGGGGGCGCGTCGACGCCGCGCTCGAGACGCTCGCGGGCTTCGCCGTCGGCAAGCTCGTCCTGATCGAAGAGACCTTTCCGTTGCGCTGCGGCAGCGATGACTTCCGCACGTTTCTGCGCGAGTCCGAGAACTTCGCAGCCGGCTGGCTCGGTTTCTACTGGGGCCGGACGCCGGAGGAGTACCGCGAGTCACCCGACATCAAAGAGCAGCTCGCCGGGGCCTGCATCGAGCTGGAGCTCGAGGCCCTGCGCCGCACGCACGCGGTGCCTTGA
- a CDS encoding S8 family serine peptidase, whose translation MRKLTLLLVAIGTGFISTAQTKPTWTQLSLSTCGVDKFLAAHPDSDGRGVIIAVLDTGVDPGIPGLTKLPSGDVKMIDVQDFTGDGDVELEWIGRDGETGKLVRRDEDGTPTEYTPPQLPADPPNTVRQWWFGTFSESKFVNADQPDLNGNDTTEDDFPVLVTALKGDQDDLAVCYVDTNLDRSFADEKPLQNYKLNYDTFLFHPKSPESEIAPLTFAVNIFLRERKVVFHFDNGAHGTHVAGIAAGYRINDQDGFNGVAPGAQLMSLKIGHGGLGGPSVTDSIADALRYAARVAQERGVPVVCNLSFGVESEIEGYSDIDKEVDQILRANPYLVFCTSAGNSGPGLSSVGTPAAASEAITVAALMAADSGRDVAGWTLSDAVVTTFSSRGGELDKPDVATPGWSTSTVPRWVRGGDFWSGTSMASPYAAGLCAVLISHAQQQSTGAKVRACDVKQALCLSARALPGFTALDQGYGIPDLTKAADLLGQILPRAKDDPVMSYDISTNSPYGHKGRSAAAYWRSTWLPKNDRQTFTIAPIFAPTRDASVRSSFTRKFELRSLAPWCKLPQTQVYLHAEQEARAFVEYDAAQLTEPGLHVGIVEAIADGMVAFRLLNTIIVPLRCSAADDFTLTLRGETADGWVPDRHFVAVPPGASMMKLILKAPEDQPSKASMTQIFGPRGKSYRTGRRLDTESGVREVEWVIDEDLSPGVWEVPIVADRPDKQWPYELTVRFLGLHASPAKITTGSATKPQGELIVTNLFEQPVAATMDGQIEGFRLHKEDKFEGLNDELSYSVSVDERCNRLRLRIEMTPEDYATTTDIAVQVKDGDGTAVFQTAFEDRVLEATFGTDGHKSLDVVITAGFAAADATRETPVTVDIDQLLSSPVGVKVSQDGESSLKFVPGVPLKLEYAATDKLTNIPNGQRPVGFLRFREQASNDTVLRVPLDIGK comes from the coding sequence ATGCGTAAGCTCACGTTGCTGTTGGTCGCGATCGGGACGGGGTTCATCAGTACCGCACAAACCAAGCCCACGTGGACACAACTATCGCTTTCCACGTGCGGCGTGGACAAGTTCCTCGCGGCGCATCCCGACAGCGACGGCCGTGGCGTGATCATCGCGGTGCTGGACACGGGCGTCGACCCGGGCATCCCCGGCCTGACGAAGCTGCCCAGCGGCGACGTGAAGATGATCGACGTGCAGGACTTCACCGGTGACGGGGACGTCGAGCTGGAGTGGATCGGCCGCGACGGCGAGACCGGCAAGCTCGTGCGGCGCGACGAGGACGGCACACCGACCGAATACACGCCGCCGCAGTTGCCCGCGGATCCGCCGAACACGGTGCGACAGTGGTGGTTCGGGACGTTCAGCGAGTCCAAGTTCGTCAATGCGGACCAGCCGGATCTGAATGGGAATGACACCACGGAGGACGATTTTCCGGTGCTCGTGACGGCGCTGAAGGGTGACCAGGACGACCTGGCGGTGTGCTACGTCGACACGAACCTGGACCGCAGCTTCGCGGACGAAAAGCCGCTGCAGAACTACAAGCTGAACTACGATACGTTCCTGTTTCACCCCAAGAGCCCCGAGTCGGAAATCGCGCCGCTGACGTTCGCGGTCAATATCTTCCTGCGCGAGCGGAAAGTCGTCTTTCATTTCGACAACGGTGCGCACGGCACGCACGTCGCCGGCATCGCCGCCGGCTATCGCATCAACGATCAGGACGGCTTCAATGGCGTGGCGCCCGGGGCGCAGCTCATGAGCCTGAAAATCGGGCACGGTGGGCTGGGCGGACCGAGCGTGACCGACAGCATTGCCGACGCGTTGCGCTACGCCGCGCGGGTCGCGCAGGAGCGCGGCGTGCCGGTCGTGTGCAACCTGTCGTTCGGTGTCGAGTCAGAGATCGAGGGCTATTCCGACATCGACAAGGAGGTTGATCAGATCCTCCGCGCGAATCCGTACCTGGTGTTCTGCACGTCCGCGGGCAACTCCGGGCCGGGGCTCTCATCGGTCGGCACGCCCGCCGCCGCCAGCGAAGCGATTACGGTGGCGGCCCTGATGGCCGCAGATTCCGGCCGGGATGTGGCCGGCTGGACCCTGTCGGACGCGGTGGTGACCACGTTCAGCTCGCGCGGCGGCGAGCTGGACAAGCCCGACGTTGCGACGCCGGGCTGGTCCACGTCTACCGTGCCGCGCTGGGTGCGCGGCGGGGACTTCTGGTCGGGGACGAGCATGGCCAGCCCGTATGCAGCGGGCCTCTGCGCCGTGCTCATCAGCCACGCCCAGCAGCAGAGCACCGGCGCGAAAGTGCGGGCGTGCGACGTTAAGCAGGCGCTGTGCTTGTCCGCGCGGGCGCTGCCCGGCTTCACCGCCCTCGACCAGGGCTACGGCATTCCGGACCTGACGAAGGCCGCCGATCTGCTGGGGCAGATCCTCCCGCGCGCCAAGGACGACCCGGTAATGAGCTACGACATCTCGACGAACTCGCCGTACGGGCATAAAGGCCGGTCGGCGGCGGCGTACTGGCGGAGCACGTGGCTCCCGAAGAACGACCGGCAGACGTTCACCATCGCGCCGATCTTCGCGCCGACCCGGGATGCGTCCGTGCGGTCGTCGTTCACGCGGAAGTTCGAGCTGCGTTCGTTGGCGCCGTGGTGCAAGCTGCCGCAGACGCAGGTCTATCTGCATGCGGAGCAGGAAGCGCGGGCATTTGTGGAGTACGACGCGGCCCAGCTCACCGAGCCCGGTTTGCACGTGGGCATCGTCGAAGCGATCGCGGACGGCATGGTCGCCTTCCGCCTGCTGAACACGATCATTGTGCCGCTGCGCTGCTCGGCGGCGGACGATTTCACGCTGACGCTGCGTGGCGAAACAGCGGACGGCTGGGTGCCCGACCGGCATTTCGTGGCCGTGCCGCCGGGGGCGTCGATGATGAAGCTCATCCTCAAAGCGCCGGAAGACCAGCCGTCCAAGGCGTCGATGACCCAGATCTTCGGCCCGCGCGGCAAGTCCTATCGCACGGGCAGGCGGCTCGACACGGAGAGCGGCGTACGCGAGGTTGAGTGGGTCATCGACGAGGACCTAAGCCCGGGCGTATGGGAAGTGCCCATCGTCGCGGACCGGCCGGACAAGCAGTGGCCCTACGAGCTGACCGTGCGTTTCCTCGGCCTGCACGCCAGTCCGGCGAAGATCACCACGGGCTCGGCGACCAAGCCGCAGGGCGAACTCATCGTCACCAACCTCTTCGAACAGCCGGTCGCAGCCACCATGGATGGCCAGATCGAGGGTTTCCGCCTGCACAAGGAAGACAAGTTCGAGGGCCTGAACGACGAGCTTTCGTATAGCGTCAGCGTGGATGAGCGCTGCAACCGTCTGCGGCTGCGGATCGAGATGACGCCGGAAGACTACGCCACGACGACCGACATCGCCGTGCAGGTCAAGGACGGGGACGGCACCGCGGTGTTTCAGACGGCCTTCGAGGACCGCGTGCTGGAGGCGACGTTCGGGACAGACGGCCACAAGTCGCTGGACGTGGTGATTACCGCAGGCTTCGCGGCGGCGGACGCCACGCGTGAGACGCCGGTCACGGTCGACATCGATCAGCTTCTGTCGTCGCCCGTGGGTGTGAAGGTCTCGCAGGACGGGGAGTCGAGCCTGAAGTTCGTGCCGGGCGTCCCGCTGAAGCTGGAATACGCCGCCACGGACAAGTTGACGAACATCCCGAACGGGCAGCGTCCGGTCGGGTTTCTGCGGTTTCGCGAGCAGGCCAGTAACGACACGGTGCTGCGCGTGCCGCTGGACATCGGCAAGTAG